In SAR202 cluster bacterium, one DNA window encodes the following:
- the coaBC gene encoding bifunctional phosphopantothenoylcysteine decarboxylase/phosphopantothenate--cysteine ligase CoaBC, with product MIPVLHNKHVVLGVTGSIACYKALDLASKLTQAGALVDVIMTTSAREFVTPLAFRSITHRYIHTDLFDPDSELAVEHVALAHRADAIVVAPATANLIAKLAHGLADDALTTTLLATNAPVIVAPAMDGGMYQNAATQSNLTTLKERGVVIVGPAQGRLASGLTGVGRLVETPELMGHIRAALGRKGDFAGKTVVVSAGGTQEPVDPVRILTNLSSGKMGYALAEAARDRGARVILVTTPVSLSAPVAVDVVKVRTAVEMRDAVAKAAKTANALIMAAAVADYRPAKAAEQKIKKEKGDGLTLELVKNPDILSEVKGSFVKVGFAAESQDLLKNAKKKLADKGLDLIVANDITAPSSGFGADTNKVLLLDKSGAVEDLPLMSKDAVADTVLDRVRAFL from the coding sequence ATGATCCCCGTCCTCCACAACAAACACGTCGTCCTCGGCGTCACCGGCAGCATCGCCTGCTACAAAGCCCTTGACCTCGCCAGCAAGCTCACCCAGGCCGGCGCCCTCGTCGACGTTATCATGACCACCTCCGCCCGCGAGTTCGTCACCCCCTTGGCCTTCCGCAGCATCACCCACCGATACATCCACACCGACCTCTTTGACCCCGACTCCGAGCTCGCCGTCGAGCACGTTGCCCTGGCCCACCGCGCCGACGCCATAGTCGTCGCGCCGGCCACCGCCAACCTCATCGCCAAACTCGCCCACGGCCTCGCCGACGACGCCCTCACCACCACCCTCCTCGCCACCAACGCCCCCGTCATCGTGGCCCCCGCTATGGACGGCGGCATGTACCAGAACGCCGCCACCCAGTCCAACCTCACCACCCTGAAAGAGCGAGGCGTCGTCATCGTCGGCCCCGCCCAGGGTCGCCTCGCCTCCGGCCTCACCGGCGTGGGCCGCCTCGTCGAAACACCCGAGCTTATGGGCCACATCCGCGCTGCCTTGGGCCGAAAGGGCGACTTCGCTGGCAAGACCGTCGTCGTTAGCGCTGGCGGCACCCAGGAGCCTGTCGACCCCGTCCGCATCCTCACCAACCTCTCCTCCGGCAAGATGGGCTACGCCCTGGCCGAAGCAGCCCGAGACCGCGGCGCCCGCGTCATCTTGGTCACCACCCCAGTCTCCCTTTCGGCCCCTGTCGCCGTGGACGTGGTCAAAGTCCGCACCGCCGTCGAGATGCGCGACGCCGTCGCCAAAGCCGCCAAGACCGCCAACGCCCTCATCATGGCCGCCGCCGTCGCCGACTACCGTCCCGCGAAGGCCGCCGAGCAGAAAATCAAGAAGGAAAAAGGCGACGGCCTGACCCTGGAGCTAGTCAAGAACCCTGACATCCTCTCCGAGGTCAAAGGCAGCTTTGTAAAAGTAGGCTTCGCCGCCGAAAGCCAGGACTTGCTAAAAAACGCCAAGAAGAAGCTCGCGGACAAGGGCCTGGACCTAATCGTCGCCAACGACATCACCGCCCCCTCCAGCGGCTTCGGCGCCGACACCAACAAAGTCCTCCTCCTCGACAAGTCCGGCGCCGTGGAAGACCTCCCCCTCATGTCCAAAGACGCCGTAGCCGATACGGTGCTGGATAGGGTGAGGGCTTTTTTGTAA